One Microbacterium esteraromaticum genomic window carries:
- a CDS encoding replication-associated recombination protein A, producing the protein MTSAPLLSGQTPLAVRMRPVSLDEVAGQQHLLRAGSPIVALADPDAQAPGAVSIILWGPPGTGKTTLAQAIARSSGRRFVELSAITAGVKDVREVMQEAITQRDLYGQTTILFLDEIHRFTKAQQDALLPGVENGWVILIAATTENPSFSVISPLLSRSLLLTLKPLTDEDIGVLLDRAVVDARGLARAVTVSDDARAALIRLASGDGRRALTGLEAAAAVALSTHEEGEEVIVSDEDVAQAVDRALLRYDRQGDEHYDVISAFIKSIRGSDPDAAVHYLARMIEAGEDPRFIARRLVISAAEDVGLADPQALTIATAAADAVAFIGMPEGRIPLAEATIYLATTAKSNAAYTAINQAIADVRSGGFGRVPIHLRDAHYAGAKRLGHGKGYRYPHDSDAGILPQQYLPDELVGRRYYEPKNLGAERDIAPRLERIRKILDDR; encoded by the coding sequence ATGACCTCCGCACCCCTCCTGTCGGGACAGACCCCGCTCGCCGTGCGCATGCGGCCGGTCTCGCTCGACGAGGTGGCCGGGCAGCAGCATCTGCTGCGCGCGGGGTCGCCGATCGTCGCTCTTGCCGATCCGGATGCCCAGGCGCCTGGCGCCGTGTCGATCATCCTCTGGGGGCCGCCCGGCACCGGCAAGACCACGCTCGCGCAGGCGATCGCCCGATCATCCGGGCGCCGCTTCGTCGAGCTGTCCGCCATCACCGCGGGTGTGAAGGACGTGCGCGAGGTCATGCAGGAGGCGATCACCCAGCGCGACCTCTACGGCCAGACCACGATCCTGTTCCTCGACGAGATCCACCGCTTCACCAAGGCCCAGCAGGATGCCCTCCTGCCAGGAGTCGAGAACGGCTGGGTGATCCTCATCGCAGCGACCACCGAGAACCCCTCGTTCTCGGTGATCTCCCCCCTGCTCTCGCGATCTCTCCTGCTCACGCTGAAGCCGCTCACCGACGAGGACATCGGCGTGCTGCTCGATCGCGCCGTCGTCGACGCCAGAGGGCTCGCGCGTGCCGTGACGGTGTCCGATGACGCGCGCGCCGCGCTGATCCGGCTCGCATCCGGAGACGGCCGTCGCGCACTCACCGGTCTCGAGGCAGCGGCGGCGGTCGCGCTCTCCACGCACGAGGAGGGTGAAGAGGTCATCGTCTCCGACGAGGACGTCGCTCAGGCCGTGGACCGCGCGCTGCTGCGCTACGACCGGCAGGGCGACGAGCACTACGACGTCATCAGCGCCTTCATCAAGTCGATCCGCGGCTCCGACCCCGACGCGGCCGTGCACTACCTGGCGCGCATGATCGAGGCGGGGGAGGACCCGCGGTTCATCGCCCGTCGGCTCGTCATCTCCGCAGCCGAAGACGTGGGTCTCGCTGACCCGCAGGCGCTCACGATCGCCACTGCGGCTGCCGACGCGGTGGCCTTCATCGGGATGCCCGAGGGGCGCATCCCCCTCGCCGAGGCGACCATCTACCTCGCGACGACGGCCAAGTCCAACGCGGCGTACACCGCGATCAACCAGGCCATCGCCGATGTGCGCTCCGGCGGCTTCGGGAGAGTGCCGATCCATCTCCGCGACGCCCACTACGCCGGAGCGAAGCGGCTCGGCCATGGCAAGGGCTACCGCTACCCGCACGACAGCGATGCAGGCATCCTCCCGCAGCAGTACCTGCCGGACGAGCTGGTTGGCAGACGCTATTACGAGCCGAAGAACCTCGGGGCGGAGCGCGACATCGCACCTCGACTGGAGCGCATCAGGAAGATCCTCGACGACCGCTGA
- a CDS encoding DUF349 domain-containing protein, whose translation MPAAAPAAPAAPAVAPIASDAAEWGRVTEDGTVEVREGESWRPVGQYPDGTADEALAYFARKYDDLAIKLGTLETRAQNGGASASDLTKQATHLRGEAADAAAVGDLVTLRERIETLLASLAEATAQESAAAKEALDAAIAERTVIVEKAEAIAGRDLSKVQWKQVTAEMTELFDSWQAHQQNAPRLPKGVAQQLWKRFRDARTTVDKARRAFFSELDDAHRAARDAKARLVERAEALAPRGVDGIPAYRDLLDAWKASGRAGRKADDALWARFKAAGDALYSARAEQAAAEEADSAPKIEAREALLEEAKAVADEPNLKRARALLTRIQRQWDEVGRIFPRDKERALDDRMRSIEQALKSREDVDWKKNNPETKARANDMSSQLLDAIEKLEAELAAAEKAGDKRAVKEATEALAARRSWLSALGG comes from the coding sequence ATGCCCGCGGCCGCCCCCGCGGCTCCCGCCGCACCTGCGGTAGCCCCGATCGCCTCGGATGCTGCCGAGTGGGGTCGCGTCACCGAAGACGGCACCGTCGAGGTGCGCGAGGGAGAGAGCTGGCGGCCGGTCGGTCAGTACCCCGACGGCACGGCGGATGAGGCGCTGGCGTACTTCGCCCGCAAGTACGATGACCTCGCGATCAAGCTCGGCACGCTCGAGACGCGCGCGCAGAACGGCGGCGCTTCGGCCTCCGATCTCACCAAGCAGGCCACGCACCTGCGCGGCGAGGCAGCCGACGCGGCTGCCGTCGGCGACCTGGTGACGCTGCGCGAGCGCATCGAGACCCTCCTCGCGTCGCTCGCCGAGGCGACCGCTCAGGAGTCGGCTGCCGCGAAGGAGGCGCTGGACGCCGCGATCGCCGAGCGCACCGTGATCGTCGAGAAGGCAGAGGCCATTGCCGGTCGCGACCTGTCGAAGGTGCAGTGGAAGCAGGTCACCGCCGAGATGACCGAGCTGTTCGACTCGTGGCAGGCGCATCAGCAGAACGCTCCGCGTCTGCCGAAGGGCGTCGCCCAGCAGCTCTGGAAGCGCTTCCGTGATGCGCGCACGACCGTCGACAAGGCGCGCCGCGCGTTCTTCTCCGAGCTCGACGACGCGCACCGCGCCGCACGCGACGCCAAGGCGCGTCTTGTCGAGCGTGCAGAGGCGCTCGCGCCGCGAGGCGTCGACGGGATCCCGGCCTACCGCGATCTGCTCGACGCCTGGAAGGCATCGGGACGAGCCGGCCGCAAGGCCGACGACGCCCTCTGGGCACGGTTCAAGGCCGCCGGTGACGCGCTCTACTCCGCCCGCGCCGAGCAGGCGGCGGCCGAGGAGGCGGACTCGGCTCCGAAGATCGAGGCCCGAGAGGCGCTGCTCGAAGAGGCCAAGGCCGTCGCCGACGAGCCGAACCTCAAGCGCGCCCGCGCACTGCTCACCCGCATCCAGCGCCAGTGGGATGAGGTCGGACGCATCTTCCCCCGCGACAAGGAGCGTGCGCTCGACGACCGCATGCGCTCGATCGAGCAGGCGCTCAAGTCGCGCGAGGACGTCGACTGGAAGAAGAACAACCCCGAGACCAAGGCGCGCGCGAACGACATGAGCTCCCAGCTCCTCGATGCCATCGAGAAGCTCGAGGCCGAGCTCGCCGCCGCCGAGAAGGCCGGCGACAAGCGCGCCGTCAAGGAGGCGACTGAGGCGCTGGCCGCCCGTCGCTCCTGGCTCAGCGCTCTGGGCGGCTGA
- a CDS encoding SAM-dependent methyltransferase, which produces MHPALFYRPGDRLTLPELSAARLDGDVVEVGEGYMPADTIEGAGARALSLSPLVPTGAAVSGISAAWVHGARDAPPGVHHVSRISRTRQRVVISSRVVHHERRLPEDEVQEIAGVWVQNPLATAVSLLFSSAGSAEDTIWLRALIDAAPGLADAVRERVLPLGRRPGANHARRVLDGWADQDVVTRYTS; this is translated from the coding sequence GTGCATCCCGCCCTGTTCTACCGCCCCGGCGACAGGCTCACGCTGCCGGAGCTGAGCGCGGCGCGCCTCGACGGCGACGTCGTAGAGGTCGGCGAAGGGTACATGCCGGCCGACACGATCGAAGGGGCCGGAGCGCGGGCTCTCAGCCTCTCCCCTCTCGTGCCGACAGGCGCCGCGGTCAGCGGGATCAGCGCTGCCTGGGTGCACGGCGCGCGCGATGCGCCGCCTGGAGTCCACCATGTCTCCCGCATCAGTCGCACTCGTCAGCGGGTCGTCATCTCGTCGCGAGTCGTGCACCATGAGCGGCGGCTCCCAGAAGACGAGGTGCAGGAGATCGCCGGGGTCTGGGTGCAGAATCCGCTCGCGACCGCTGTATCGCTGCTCTTCAGCTCAGCAGGCAGTGCTGAGGACACCATCTGGCTGCGCGCGCTGATCGATGCCGCTCCCGGACTCGCCGATGCTGTGCGCGAGCGGGTGCTGCCGCTCGGCAGACGCCCCGGCGCGAACCATGCGCGGCGCGTGCTCGACGGCTGGGCGGATCAGGACGTCGTGACGCGATACACGTCGTAG